A genomic stretch from Desulfotignum balticum DSM 7044 includes:
- a CDS encoding response regulator, with translation MSDELLIIEDNPQNFYMMRFLLEKNGYAVIGADTGRKGIDAALHHRPRAILLDIQLPEMDGYAVAAELKTLPYLADIPIIAVTSYAMAGDREKVLAAGADGYIEKPINPDTFVDQIRQYLPGDSSRGGEA, from the coding sequence ATGAGTGATGAATTACTGATCATCGAGGACAATCCCCAGAATTTTTACATGATGCGGTTTTTACTGGAAAAAAACGGGTATGCCGTCATCGGGGCAGACACCGGCAGAAAAGGCATTGATGCCGCCCTGCACCATCGGCCCCGGGCCATTCTGCTGGACATTCAGCTGCCGGAAATGGACGGGTATGCCGTGGCCGCGGAACTGAAAACCCTTCCGTATTTGGCGGATATACCGATTATCGCAGTCACTTCCTACGCTATGGCCGGAGACCGGGAAAAAGTGCTGGCCGCCGGGGCGGACGGGTATATTGAAAAGCCCATCAATCCCGATACGTTTGTGGATCAGATCCGGCAGTATCTGCCGGGTGATTCCTCCCGGGGAGGTGAGGCATGA
- a CDS encoding ATP-binding protein gives MLSDITTKLALVFLAVCWGVFVTDVNMSGARTRVKIGVYQNAPKVFMDDTGTPSGIFMDILGEIAAKENWDLAFVPGTWGEGLDRLAQGQIDLMPDVAHTAERETRFAFHRVPVLSDWFQVYTRKNSGISSIVDLAGKKVLVLERSVQETAFNQMAKGFGFDFTLISFSDYQTIFDTVAKGEADAAVTNRFNGLIFARPAGLQDTAIIFNPTRLFFAAPPAGRQELLDTLDRYLEQFKNDPDSIYYKTLKNWVDETARFFLPAWVKLSGLVIGIALVMSLAGSFLLKRAVDIRTRQLRKVNREMEDRIKDRTAKLAAAMEQAKAADHLKSAFLATMSHELRTPLNSIIGFTGILLQGLAGPLNEEQKKQLGMVQTSSRHLLALINDVLDISKIEAGQLTLSVSTFDLRASVEKTVDLVKPLAEKNGLDLSVDISGDVGAVTLDQRRLEQIILNLLNNAVKFTEKGEIRVTCRAHDTLYEMAVSDTGIGIDPKELTHLFQPFHQIDTGLSRKREGTGLGLSICRKLIVLMGGSIDVKSRFGQGSTFTIRFPKSQESDHE, from the coding sequence ATGTTATCTGATATTACCACAAAGCTGGCGTTGGTTTTCCTGGCTGTATGCTGGGGGGTGTTTGTAACCGATGTCAATATGTCCGGCGCCCGGACCCGGGTGAAGATCGGCGTGTATCAGAACGCCCCCAAGGTGTTCATGGATGACACGGGCACCCCTTCGGGTATATTCATGGATATCCTCGGAGAAATTGCCGCTAAGGAAAACTGGGACCTGGCGTTTGTCCCCGGCACCTGGGGGGAGGGCCTTGACCGCCTGGCACAGGGGCAAATCGATCTGATGCCGGATGTGGCCCATACGGCTGAAAGGGAGACGCGGTTCGCTTTTCACCGGGTGCCCGTGCTGTCGGACTGGTTCCAGGTGTATACCCGGAAAAACAGCGGTATTTCTTCCATTGTGGACCTGGCCGGAAAAAAGGTACTGGTGCTGGAACGGTCCGTTCAGGAGACGGCCTTCAACCAGATGGCCAAAGGATTCGGGTTTGATTTTACCTTAATTTCATTCTCCGATTACCAGACCATTTTTGACACCGTGGCAAAAGGAGAGGCCGATGCCGCTGTGACCAACCGGTTCAACGGGCTGATATTTGCCAGACCGGCCGGACTCCAGGACACGGCCATTATTTTCAATCCCACCCGGCTGTTTTTCGCGGCCCCGCCTGCCGGACGTCAGGAGTTGCTGGATACCCTGGACAGATACCTGGAACAATTCAAGAATGATCCGGATTCCATTTATTACAAAACCCTGAAAAACTGGGTCGATGAAACGGCCCGGTTTTTTTTGCCGGCATGGGTCAAGCTGTCGGGACTGGTCATCGGCATTGCTCTTGTCATGAGCCTGGCCGGCAGTTTTCTGCTCAAGCGGGCCGTGGATATTCGCACCCGGCAACTGCGAAAGGTCAACCGGGAAATGGAGGATCGGATCAAGGACCGGACCGCAAAGCTGGCGGCCGCCATGGAACAGGCAAAGGCGGCGGATCATCTCAAATCCGCGTTTCTGGCCACCATGAGCCATGAGCTGAGGACCCCGCTGAATTCCATCATCGGGTTCACCGGCATTCTGCTCCAGGGCCTGGCAGGCCCTTTGAACGAAGAGCAGAAAAAACAGCTGGGCATGGTGCAGACCAGTTCCCGGCATCTGCTGGCCCTGATCAATGATGTGCTGGACATTTCCAAGATCGAGGCCGGGCAGCTGACGCTGTCTGTTTCCACGTTTGACCTGCGTGCCTCCGTTGAGAAAACCGTTGACCTGGTGAAACCGCTGGCAGAAAAAAACGGGCTGGACCTTTCTGTGGATATCAGCGGGGATGTGGGGGCCGTGACATTGGACCAGCGAAGGCTCGAACAGATCATTCTCAACCTGCTCAACAATGCGGTCAAGTTTACGGAAAAAGGGGAGATCCGGGTCACCTGCCGGGCCCATGACACCCTGTATGAAATGGCCGTGTCAGACACGGGCATCGGCATCGATCCCAAAGAGCTTACGCATCTGTTTCAGCCGTTTCACCAGATCGATACGGGGCTGTCCCGCAAACGGGAAGGCACGGGTCTGGGTCTGTCCATCTGCAGAAAACTGATTGTGCTGATGGGGGGATCCATTGATGTGAAAAGCCGTTTCGGCCAGGGCAGCACCTTTACCATCCGTTTCCCGAAATCCCAGGAGTCAGATCATGAGTGA
- the trkA gene encoding Trk system potassium transporter TrkA, with product MFLVNSPSRPTEFNRRAGVKIIIVGAGEVGYNIASRLASESKQVVVIERNPDLARVLFEDLDVQVIEGSGSSPTVLSRAGIQDTDILLAVTDSDEINLTACLVTNMLSPSTKKLARIRNTDFDSFHEIFKTQIPYIDTIINPEIEVVKTIRRLVDIPQALDTGDFADGKVRYTGIRIDSASVMAGMCLKDFQERFGATRPLIAAIVRKDEVIVPRGNDSIYPGDLVYFVSHADQLKDTLKIFGIQIKPIQSALIVGGGRIGARLATQMENEGIKTRLIEADKARCLELAEQMDKTVVLHGDGSDQKLFLEENLNQIDAVISVTDDDETNVLVSLLAKNLGVKNTVTRIGKSSYYPFLTTIGIEKVVSPRLSAVSSILQNVRQGKVLSDISIFGERGEFIQAVALETSDITNRPLKDLNMPKGALLVCIIRNGDIIIPTGESVVTPGDQIIVFTVKQAVKKMEKLLTVKLEFF from the coding sequence ATGTTTTTAGTAAATTCCCCTTCCAGACCGACCGAATTCAACAGGAGGGCAGGTGTGAAAATCATAATTGTCGGCGCCGGAGAAGTGGGTTACAACATCGCCTCCCGCCTGGCTTCGGAAAGCAAACAAGTGGTGGTCATTGAAAGAAACCCGGACCTGGCCCGGGTGCTTTTTGAAGATCTGGATGTCCAGGTGATCGAAGGATCCGGCAGCAGCCCCACGGTTTTGAGCCGGGCAGGCATTCAGGACACGGATATACTGCTGGCCGTTACAGACAGTGATGAAATCAACCTGACCGCCTGTCTGGTCACCAACATGCTGTCTCCGTCCACCAAAAAACTGGCCCGCATCCGAAACACGGATTTCGACAGCTTTCATGAAATTTTTAAAACCCAGATTCCTTACATTGACACCATCATCAACCCGGAGATCGAGGTGGTCAAAACCATCCGACGGCTGGTGGATATCCCCCAGGCCCTGGATACGGGAGATTTCGCCGATGGCAAAGTGCGGTATACGGGCATCCGCATCGATTCCGCTTCCGTCATGGCCGGGATGTGCCTGAAAGATTTTCAGGAGCGGTTCGGGGCGACCCGGCCCCTGATCGCCGCTATTGTCCGGAAAGACGAAGTGATCGTGCCCCGGGGAAACGATTCTATTTATCCCGGGGATCTGGTGTATTTTGTCAGCCATGCCGATCAGCTCAAAGACACGTTGAAAATTTTCGGTATCCAGATCAAACCTATCCAAAGTGCATTGATCGTGGGCGGGGGACGTATCGGTGCCCGGCTGGCCACGCAGATGGAAAATGAAGGCATCAAAACCCGGTTGATTGAAGCAGACAAAGCCCGGTGCCTGGAGCTGGCGGAGCAGATGGACAAAACCGTGGTGCTGCATGGAGACGGCTCGGACCAGAAACTGTTTTTAGAAGAAAACCTCAACCAGATCGATGCCGTGATATCGGTGACAGACGATGATGAAACCAATGTGCTGGTCTCGCTTCTGGCCAAGAATTTAGGTGTTAAAAACACGGTAACCCGCATCGGAAAATCCAGTTATTATCCGTTTCTGACCACCATCGGCATTGAAAAGGTGGTCAGCCCCCGGTTGTCGGCCGTCAGTTCCATTCTTCAGAACGTCCGGCAGGGAAAAGTGCTGTCTGATATTTCCATCTTCGGCGAACGCGGGGAATTCATCCAGGCCGTGGCCTTAGAAACTTCCGATATCACCAACCGGCCTCTGAAAGACTTGAATATGCCCAAAGGGGCTTTGCTGGTGTGCATCATCCGCAACGGAGACATCATCATTCCCACGGGGGAAAGTGTGGTGACCCCCGGAGACCAGATCATTGTGTTCACGGTCAAACAGGCCGTGAAAAAAATGGAAAAACTGCTGACCGTGAAACTGGAATTCTTTTAA
- a CDS encoding TrkH family potassium uptake protein, with translation MRWRYISGIVSIFLLVLALILLIPLTVSLYFGDGAHFSLLGSMAITATAGLILKLLSRHMDEDAPFINQREGMAVVALSWTAIGVFGALPFYFSPDFSSLTDAVFESISGFTTTGSSVMTNIEAAPPSLLFWRSLIQWLGGMGIIVLSLAILPFLGVGGIQLYKAEVPSPVPDKLAPRLTDSAKILWMVYAGLTLLLVMLLAMGGMPVFESICHALTTLPTGGFSPKNASIAHYDSAYIHYVIVIFMVLAGINFSLHFQMLRGKPLVFFRDTECKVFLGLVLVFTVAITLDIHGRVYDSFAAAFQSASFQAVSILTTTGYATADYELFPGLSQVILFVCMFMGASAGSTGGGMKIARLIVCAKFAYRELFRLIHPRNIRHVKLNKRVVSEDVLRSIMGFLALYLFLFVVAGAVLAAMGLDLLTALGAVASCLGNIGPGFGTVGPAENFVHLPAMAKWVLTWCMLLGRLEIYTVIILVVPEFWK, from the coding sequence ATGCGGTGGCGGTATATTTCAGGCATTGTCAGTATTTTTCTGCTGGTGCTGGCGCTCATCCTGCTCATCCCTTTGACGGTCAGCCTGTATTTCGGTGACGGGGCTCATTTTTCGCTGCTGGGGTCCATGGCGATCACGGCAACTGCCGGCCTGATCCTCAAACTGCTGTCCCGGCATATGGATGAAGATGCCCCGTTCATCAACCAGAGAGAAGGCATGGCCGTGGTGGCCTTAAGCTGGACGGCCATCGGGGTGTTCGGCGCCCTGCCCTTTTATTTTTCTCCGGATTTTTCTTCACTGACGGATGCCGTGTTTGAATCCATTTCCGGATTCACCACCACGGGTTCTTCCGTCATGACAAATATCGAGGCCGCACCCCCCAGCCTGCTGTTCTGGCGCAGCCTGATCCAGTGGCTGGGAGGCATGGGCATCATTGTGCTGTCTTTGGCCATTCTGCCCTTTTTGGGCGTGGGCGGAATCCAGCTGTATAAAGCGGAAGTGCCGAGCCCTGTGCCGGACAAGCTGGCCCCGCGCCTGACCGATTCCGCCAAAATCCTGTGGATGGTGTATGCCGGTCTGACCCTTTTGCTGGTGATGCTTCTGGCCATGGGCGGCATGCCCGTGTTTGAATCCATCTGTCATGCATTGACCACCCTGCCCACGGGGGGGTTTTCTCCCAAAAACGCTTCCATTGCCCATTATGACAGCGCGTATATCCATTATGTGATCGTCATTTTCATGGTTCTGGCCGGCATCAATTTTTCCCTGCATTTTCAGATGCTCCGGGGCAAGCCCCTGGTCTTTTTCCGGGACACGGAATGCAAGGTTTTTTTAGGCCTTGTGCTGGTATTCACCGTTGCCATCACCCTGGATATCCACGGCCGGGTGTATGACTCGTTTGCCGCTGCATTTCAATCGGCATCCTTTCAGGCGGTTTCCATTCTCACCACCACGGGCTATGCCACGGCTGATTATGAACTGTTTCCGGGTCTCAGCCAGGTGATTCTGTTTGTCTGCATGTTTATGGGGGCATCGGCCGGGTCCACAGGCGGCGGCATGAAAATCGCCCGGTTGATTGTGTGCGCCAAGTTTGCCTACCGGGAACTGTTCCGCCTGATCCACCCCAGAAACATCCGGCATGTCAAACTGAACAAACGGGTGGTGTCCGAAGATGTGCTCCGGTCCATCATGGGATTTCTGGCCCTGTACCTGTTTTTGTTTGTGGTGGCCGGCGCCGTTCTGGCAGCCATGGGCCTGGATCTGCTCACTGCCCTGGGCGCGGTGGCCTCCTGCCTTGGCAACATCGGAC